A single genomic interval of Fructobacillus americanaquae harbors:
- a CDS encoding glycoside hydrolase family 73 protein — protein sequence MEFEKRRQSSKKTKKHSWRFRIIMILFVLLLAAGGVFWFNRQGYQAKNPNDTTVTMVTVKDKASVKQIGAQLQKEGIIRNSHYFVSYANKYGAKNIAGGTYPLSQVQDIAEIYQELTEGSGAEPVLSSDYTFISNTKTADQTAQTIADAAGVSKSDLLAAYSDSDLMAQAKKEYPQLFLNAKSDQTLYDFVYPGIYRFKKEKSAKDLVMTMLKQTNKTLKPYYAQLKANKIPASTAILLAENGGKKEFDRRLAFIKKIAPYSQNLQSQYGILASISIAQAIHESNWDDSALSSKYNNYYGVKTDDTTAGKSVVLQTQEVENGQTVTKNARFAVYDSYQDSMKAHAKTIANGNTWNANQFADVLAAKNYKDAAQALSTDGYATDPSYPKLIIQIIENWNLAQYDKN from the coding sequence TCAAAGAAAACAAAAAAACATAGTTGGCGGTTCCGAATTATCATGATCCTATTCGTTTTGCTATTGGCAGCAGGTGGGGTCTTCTGGTTCAATCGCCAAGGATATCAGGCTAAGAATCCAAATGACACCACGGTAACAATGGTGACAGTCAAGGATAAGGCGAGCGTCAAGCAAATCGGTGCCCAGTTACAAAAAGAGGGGATTATCCGCAACAGTCACTACTTTGTTAGTTATGCAAATAAGTATGGGGCTAAGAATATTGCGGGTGGCACTTATCCGTTGTCACAGGTTCAAGATATCGCTGAGATTTATCAAGAATTAACAGAGGGTTCTGGAGCTGAACCGGTCTTGTCTTCTGACTATACCTTTATTTCAAATACGAAGACAGCAGATCAGACAGCACAAACGATTGCTGATGCCGCTGGTGTATCAAAGTCTGATTTATTGGCTGCCTATAGTGATAGTGATTTGATGGCGCAGGCTAAGAAGGAATATCCACAGTTATTCTTAAACGCCAAGAGTGACCAAACTTTGTATGATTTCGTTTACCCAGGAATCTATCGTTTCAAGAAAGAAAAGTCGGCTAAAGACTTGGTCATGACCATGTTGAAACAGACGAATAAGACCTTAAAGCCGTACTATGCCCAGTTGAAGGCCAATAAAATTCCAGCATCAACTGCTATTTTACTGGCAGAAAATGGTGGTAAGAAAGAATTTGATCGTCGTTTAGCCTTTATTAAAAAGATTGCGCCATACAGCCAGAATCTGCAATCCCAGTATGGGATCTTGGCATCAATTTCAATCGCTCAGGCCATCCATGAATCAAACTGGGACGATTCTGCGTTGTCATCAAAGTATAATAATTATTATGGTGTGAAGACGGATGATACTACGGCTGGTAAATCAGTCGTTTTGCAGACTCAAGAAGTTGAAAACGGTCAAACGGTGACGAAGAATGCTCGCTTTGCAGTTTATGATTCTTATCAAGATTCGATGAAAGCGCACGCTAAGACAATCGCCAATGGCAATACTTGGAATGCTAACCAGTTTGCTGATGTTTTGGCCGCTAAAAATTACAAGGATGCTGCTCAAGCATTGTCAACTGATGGTTATGCTACAGACCCTAGTTATCCAAAGCTGATTATCCAAATTATTGAAAATTGGAACTTAGCTCAGTACGATAAAAATTAA
- a CDS encoding GRP family sugar transporter: protein MNFAILIALLPALFWGSVGLVSTKMGGSASQQTFGMSIGALIFGMLTLFGFVLPHGFYLGSEIWVVGILSGLVWAMGMVFQFLLFKEMGVSLGMPLSTAGQIIMNALLAATLLGEWENAAMWIVGVISIALVVTGATFISKPDKTAATPSKIDAKGIFYLVMSTAGFMLYFVLPNFLSKIGYISEDIKSAGHGLNYMTAIVGPQAIGQVIGSLIIVLFVFREGKQMFSKPTWKNLLTGLVWAFGNIFMFVSSANPAVGQTIATALSQLSIVVGTFGGIYILHEKKTSTQMKFIIAGTLLVLVGAILIGNIHSFS, encoded by the coding sequence ATGAACTTTGCAATTTTAATTGCCTTGCTCCCAGCTTTATTCTGGGGTTCAGTTGGGCTTGTATCAACAAAGATGGGCGGATCAGCCTCACAACAAACTTTTGGAATGTCAATCGGAGCATTGATTTTCGGAATGCTGACACTCTTCGGTTTTGTATTGCCACATGGCTTCTACCTTGGTTCTGAAATTTGGGTTGTTGGTATTTTATCAGGATTGGTTTGGGCCATGGGAATGGTTTTCCAGTTTTTGCTCTTCAAAGAAATGGGTGTTTCATTAGGAATGCCTTTGTCAACAGCCGGCCAAATTATCATGAACGCCTTGTTGGCTGCCACTCTCTTGGGCGAGTGGGAGAACGCAGCTATGTGGATTGTCGGGGTTATCTCGATTGCCCTAGTTGTGACTGGTGCGACCTTTATTTCAAAGCCAGATAAGACTGCAGCAACGCCTTCAAAAATCGATGCTAAGGGAATCTTCTACTTAGTCATGTCAACTGCGGGCTTCATGCTTTACTTCGTTTTGCCTAACTTTTTGTCAAAGATTGGTTATATCTCAGAAGATATTAAGTCTGCTGGCCATGGCTTGAATTATATGACGGCGATCGTTGGTCCTCAGGCCATTGGTCAGGTTATTGGTTCACTGATTATCGTGCTCTTTGTTTTCCGCGAAGGAAAGCAAATGTTCTCAAAGCCAACTTGGAAGAACTTGCTAACTGGTTTGGTTTGGGCCTTTGGAAATATCTTCATGTTCGTTTCATCTGCTAACCCAGCCGTTGGTCAAACAATTGCCACTGCTTTGTCACAGTTGAGTATCGTAGTTGGTACCTTTGGTGGTATCTACATCCTGCATGAAAAGAAGACTTCTACTCAAATGAAGTTTATCATTGCCGGAACGCTCTTGGTGTTGGTTGGTGCCATCTTGATTGGTAACATTCACTCCTTTTCATAA
- the greA gene encoding transcription elongation factor GreA translates to MAEEKKFPMTAAGRDKLQAELDDLITKQRPEITNRIQIARSYGDLSENSEYQSAKDEQAFVEGRIVTVRKMIENAEIISADNSDSDEVTLGKEVTFKELPDEDPETYTIVGSVEADPMAGKISNESPMAAALLGKHKGDTVKVPLPNNVEIQVEILSVKAKQD, encoded by the coding sequence ATGGCGGAAGAAAAAAAATTCCCAATGACGGCCGCAGGTCGTGACAAATTGCAAGCGGAGCTTGACGACTTAATCACCAAGCAACGTCCAGAAATTACTAACCGCATTCAAATCGCACGTTCCTACGGCGACTTGTCTGAAAACTCTGAATACCAATCAGCGAAGGACGAACAAGCCTTTGTTGAAGGACGGATTGTTACTGTTCGCAAGATGATTGAAAACGCTGAAATCATTTCAGCTGACAACTCTGACAGCGATGAAGTAACGTTGGGTAAGGAAGTAACCTTCAAGGAACTGCCAGATGAAGATCCCGAAACCTATACCATCGTTGGTTCTGTTGAAGCAGACCCAATGGCTGGTAAAATTTCAAATGAATCACCAATGGCTGCTGCCTTGCTTGGCAAGCATAAGGGCGACACTGTCAAGGTGCCGTTACCTAACAACGTTGAAATTCAAGTTGAAATCTTGTCTGTTAAGGCAAAGCAAGACTAA
- a CDS encoding YfhO family protein, with the protein MNNYRQIAQKYLFSPVTLSFLIPVILMTAYFAGRGMTPFGSSTILTVDLGQQYLDYFIQFKHTLLSDPSAFFYSFSSGIGGDMVGEWSYYLMSPFNLLFLLASTKTMPIWSLVVTVLKIGLAGFSMALLIKKMNWLSGYWILIFAINYPLSAWFIANDLNLLWLDTAAIFPLLILSLERLLAHHGSGAFLAMLVATIITNYYIAWMVGLFLFLYVPFRLLDSQNKNRLKIIFTLVKSGLLSILLTAWLWLPTYAQLKMGKTTHNSTWLFKFDNNPLLLFLKLMPGSFDFDQMQTGQANFLVAPLILIALWAFFASKKVLLREKLMAGLILVILILATTFAPLILLFHGGQYPVWYPARFSFLISFFLIVLAAKGFQPTWQPGLLARTFYLVAVLALTIWGSSQLLKVSYLDKNALLGFLCGYLLTILILIVLDDDKQVKMLLLLIVTTGYLIFNAGKTLNNLSYLTKATYEAGVTRLTAVSKAATQHDNSWYRISQGLSRTNNDSFSANFKAGSHFSSLLPATTGKFYQNIGQIEGDSKISYVNGTTITDSLLAFKYFIKTTGHLNTSAAYLKQSNRPDYDQQKTVASGKNWALKENPTALSLAYAASNQALTTPLSLRYPLVNQANLLANLAGQSKQQLLYREPFRVLKTENLTTTADLTGGTIQKVNKDQKAVLTLAYTPTTNDSYYLNIGGAINLDSVDLRLNGELLTQSSSYDHTVALNLNTNKQGQTQILTITLNAGADSRYLDDFAIYYFDQQAVNQDLAKLKQHSLTIKKANSRKISGTIVTTADQPLIMTSIPAASGWQAKVDGKVVKTKTVLQGLIAIPTSPGKHRLTLSYTPPLLVPGLFLSILTALLIAAAASFKKNRRETLRRG; encoded by the coding sequence ATGAATAATTACAGACAAATCGCTCAAAAATACCTTTTTTCTCCAGTCACACTTTCTTTTCTGATTCCAGTTATTTTAATGACTGCTTATTTTGCTGGTCGCGGGATGACCCCCTTTGGTTCATCAACCATTTTAACGGTTGATTTAGGCCAGCAATACCTGGATTACTTTATTCAGTTTAAGCATACGCTTCTATCTGACCCATCTGCCTTTTTTTATTCCTTTTCATCCGGAATTGGTGGTGACATGGTTGGTGAGTGGTCTTATTATTTAATGTCACCATTTAACCTACTCTTCTTACTCGCCTCAACGAAGACCATGCCGATTTGGAGTCTAGTCGTTACCGTTTTAAAAATTGGTTTGGCCGGCTTTTCCATGGCGCTTTTAATTAAGAAGATGAATTGGTTATCGGGCTACTGGATTCTGATTTTCGCCATTAATTACCCGCTCTCAGCCTGGTTTATCGCTAACGATTTAAACTTGCTGTGGCTGGATACCGCTGCCATTTTCCCTTTGCTGATTCTTTCATTGGAACGACTTCTGGCTCACCATGGTTCTGGAGCCTTTTTAGCAATGTTGGTGGCAACGATTATCACCAACTATTACATCGCTTGGATGGTGGGGCTCTTCTTATTTCTTTACGTGCCCTTTCGCCTCCTTGATAGTCAAAACAAAAATCGGCTAAAAATCATTTTCACATTGGTAAAATCAGGACTCTTAAGCATTTTGTTAACCGCTTGGCTCTGGCTACCAACCTATGCCCAACTAAAGATGGGGAAAACGACCCACAATTCCACCTGGTTATTCAAATTTGATAATAACCCGCTCTTATTATTTCTGAAGTTAATGCCGGGGTCCTTTGATTTTGATCAAATGCAAACCGGTCAAGCTAATTTTTTAGTAGCACCATTAATTTTAATTGCCCTCTGGGCCTTTTTTGCTAGCAAGAAGGTTTTACTTCGCGAGAAATTGATGGCCGGCCTCATCTTAGTGATTTTAATTTTGGCAACGACCTTTGCGCCATTGATCTTACTTTTCCATGGCGGACAGTACCCCGTTTGGTATCCAGCTCGGTTCTCTTTTTTAATTTCTTTCTTTTTAATTGTCTTAGCTGCCAAGGGTTTTCAACCAACTTGGCAGCCCGGCCTGCTCGCCCGTACTTTTTACCTTGTGGCTGTTTTAGCGCTGACAATTTGGGGATCTAGCCAGTTGCTGAAAGTTTCTTACCTAGATAAAAACGCCCTTCTCGGCTTTCTCTGCGGTTATCTTTTAACAATCCTAATTTTAATTGTGCTAGACGACGATAAGCAAGTGAAGATGTTACTCCTATTGATTGTGACCACGGGTTACCTGATTTTCAATGCCGGTAAAACGTTAAACAATCTTTCCTATCTAACAAAGGCCACCTATGAGGCTGGTGTCACTCGACTCACAGCGGTTTCCAAGGCAGCCACTCAACACGATAATTCTTGGTATCGCATTAGCCAGGGCCTCAGTCGGACCAATAACGATAGCTTTTCGGCTAATTTTAAGGCCGGCAGCCATTTTTCATCCCTGCTCCCTGCCACTACAGGTAAGTTTTACCAAAACATCGGCCAAATCGAAGGCGATTCAAAAATTTCCTATGTTAATGGAACGACCATCACAGATTCCCTGCTAGCCTTTAAATACTTTATCAAAACAACTGGCCACCTAAATACTAGTGCTGCTTATTTGAAGCAAAGCAATCGGCCCGACTACGATCAACAAAAAACCGTTGCCAGTGGCAAGAATTGGGCGCTAAAAGAGAATCCAACAGCTCTCAGCCTCGCCTATGCAGCTTCAAATCAAGCCTTGACTACCCCACTATCCCTACGTTATCCCCTAGTCAACCAAGCCAACCTCCTCGCCAATCTTGCCGGTCAATCAAAGCAGCAATTACTATACCGAGAGCCTTTCCGAGTACTCAAAACTGAAAACCTAACAACGACAGCAGATTTGACCGGTGGGACAATTCAAAAGGTCAATAAAGATCAGAAAGCCGTCTTAACCTTAGCTTACACACCAACAACTAATGATTCTTACTATCTTAATATTGGTGGTGCAATCAACCTCGATTCAGTCGACCTCCGACTAAATGGTGAACTTCTGACCCAGTCAAGTTCATATGACCATACTGTGGCCTTGAATCTCAATACCAACAAGCAGGGCCAGACTCAAATCTTAACGATTACCTTAAATGCTGGCGCCGATTCGCGTTACCTTGACGACTTTGCCATCTACTACTTCGATCAGCAAGCCGTTAACCAGGATCTAGCAAAACTAAAGCAGCACTCACTGACCATTAAAAAAGCCAACTCACGCAAAATTAGTGGTACGATTGTCACAACAGCCGACCAGCCCTTAATTATGACTAGTATTCCAGCTGCCTCGGGTTGGCAGGCCAAGGTTGATGGCAAGGTGGTCAAAACAAAGACGGTGCTCCAAGGTCTGATTGCGATCCCAACAAGCCCTGGTAAACATCGTTTGACCTTAAGCTATACACCACCGCTGCTAGTTCCCGGTCTCTTTTTATCAATCCTAACAGCCCTCTTAATCGCTGCCGCTGCATCCTTTAAAAAGAATCGACGAGAAACCTTGCGCCGAGGCTAG
- a CDS encoding peptidoglycan D,D-transpeptidase FtsI family protein, with amino-acid sequence MKRNPYLEDRDKNDARANLPSRLKLLLGVVIALTLALIIQLAFLTIKQGPAFETEVSKSDETVELGSAQRGLIYDSTGKVITGNKPEAAITYTRGKLTTSTQIAKIAKTLSKYISIDTSRLSDRAKADYYLATNPTQATKIQTKLQKQYGKTADSWSSTQLSTYQAQYVMNHNLDKDIDANQAMIFQKMSGAYALSTTYIQESGVSDKAQAEIGERLSDMPGIKIGESFSRDYPEGNDFEPMVGTVTNESTGLPEDRLHILLAQGYSQNEPVGSFALEKQYESLLKGSPSQTVISTMNGVKSSDIKYEGQAGDSLKLTINSAFQKKVQQILEDNLPGGDVQGAYATVINPYTGAIYAMGGVSRDSKTGTKTANPLGNINAAIVMGSVVKPAILATGFQKGVVTPTNNTMYDQAIKIQGTPNITSYWNQGGSPVAVDAPTALERSSNTYFVQLGMKIGGQTYSPGEQLKLRSDAFQTLRNGLAQFGLGTKTGIDIDGETAGYRGPTSGANIGKYLYESFGQYDSYTTMQLARYVSVIANGGYLVQPHLVGSVLQSDVSGKNQKTVWTAQPQLQGQVSLTTDQWNVIKNGMYRVANGSDPHNTGSSLHGLSPEVYAKTGTAETTTNGHSTYTESMVAYVPGQPFAMSLAIPGLNSYLDGTNGRISKEIINAFWDTVMNKPS; translated from the coding sequence ATGAAGCGCAATCCTTACCTTGAAGACCGTGATAAAAATGATGCTCGAGCCAACTTGCCGTCCCGGCTAAAGTTACTTTTAGGCGTCGTCATTGCTTTAACATTGGCATTGATTATTCAATTGGCCTTTTTGACAATCAAACAGGGGCCAGCCTTTGAAACAGAGGTGAGCAAGTCTGATGAAACAGTTGAATTAGGCAGTGCTCAGCGTGGCCTGATATATGATAGTACCGGAAAAGTCATTACTGGCAATAAACCCGAGGCAGCTATTACCTATACGAGAGGTAAATTAACGACTTCGACCCAGATTGCTAAGATTGCCAAGACGCTATCAAAGTATATTTCAATCGATACTAGTCGTTTAAGTGACCGGGCGAAGGCCGATTACTACCTCGCGACAAACCCAACACAAGCGACAAAGATTCAAACGAAGTTACAAAAGCAATATGGGAAGACTGCTGATAGTTGGTCGTCTACTCAATTAAGTACTTACCAAGCTCAGTACGTGATGAATCATAATCTGGACAAGGATATTGATGCCAATCAGGCAATGATTTTCCAAAAGATGTCAGGAGCCTATGCGTTATCGACAACTTATATCCAAGAATCAGGTGTTTCTGATAAGGCTCAGGCTGAAATTGGCGAACGGTTGTCCGATATGCCTGGTATCAAGATTGGTGAGTCTTTCTCTCGTGATTATCCTGAAGGTAATGATTTCGAACCAATGGTTGGTACGGTAACCAATGAATCGACTGGTTTGCCGGAAGACAGGTTGCACATACTATTGGCACAGGGTTATTCACAAAATGAACCAGTTGGTAGCTTTGCTCTTGAGAAGCAGTATGAATCGTTATTGAAGGGATCACCGTCGCAAACGGTCATTTCGACGATGAATGGTGTCAAGAGTTCTGATATTAAGTACGAAGGGCAGGCTGGTGACTCTTTGAAGTTGACGATTAACTCTGCCTTTCAAAAGAAAGTACAACAAATTTTGGAAGATAATTTACCTGGTGGTGATGTGCAGGGGGCTTATGCGACTGTTATTAATCCCTATACTGGCGCAATTTATGCCATGGGTGGGGTTAGTCGTGATAGTAAAACTGGAACGAAGACGGCTAATCCGTTAGGAAATATTAATGCTGCCATCGTCATGGGGTCTGTTGTGAAGCCAGCCATTCTAGCCACTGGTTTCCAAAAGGGTGTGGTCACACCAACAAACAATACGATGTATGATCAGGCGATTAAGATTCAAGGAACGCCAAACATTACTTCGTACTGGAACCAGGGCGGTAGTCCGGTTGCCGTTGATGCACCAACGGCCTTGGAGCGGTCTTCGAACACCTATTTCGTTCAATTAGGAATGAAAATTGGTGGCCAGACTTATTCTCCCGGTGAACAGTTGAAGCTTCGTTCGGATGCTTTCCAAACGTTGCGCAATGGTTTGGCACAGTTTGGCTTAGGGACAAAGACTGGGATTGATATTGATGGCGAAACAGCCGGTTATCGTGGACCGACAAGTGGTGCTAATATTGGAAAATATTTGTACGAATCATTCGGGCAGTACGATTCCTACACGACAATGCAATTGGCCCGTTACGTTTCGGTCATCGCCAATGGTGGCTACTTAGTTCAGCCACACTTGGTTGGCTCGGTCTTGCAAAGTGATGTTTCGGGTAAGAACCAAAAGACCGTTTGGACGGCGCAGCCACAACTTCAAGGTCAAGTTTCTTTGACGACTGACCAGTGGAACGTCATTAAGAATGGAATGTACCGAGTGGCCAACGGTTCGGATCCGCATAACACGGGCTCTAGTTTGCACGGCTTGTCGCCAGAGGTCTATGCTAAGACCGGAACTGCTGAAACAACGACCAATGGTCATTCAACTTATACTGAATCAATGGTGGCTTATGTTCCTGGTCAACCATTTGCTATGTCTTTGGCTATTCCAGGATTGAATTCCTATCTGGATGGAACGAATGGTCGTATCTCAAAGGAAATTATTAATGCCTTCTGGGATACTGTCATGAATAAGCCAAGTTAA
- a CDS encoding Fur family transcriptional regulator, with amino-acid sequence MLDQLKSVLQEHKLKATNQRLTLLEYMMSHDTHPTAEMIHNDLPDISLATVYNTLEKFVNAKLVVVIEGISDGKRHYDAASHPHYHVINTQTNEIIDAANFDPAPLIKAAQAATGLKITEYRIDLYGVKPNVND; translated from the coding sequence ATGCTTGATCAGCTGAAATCCGTTTTACAAGAACACAAACTTAAGGCAACTAATCAACGGTTGACCTTACTAGAGTACATGATGAGTCACGATACCCACCCTACGGCGGAAATGATTCATAATGATTTACCAGATATTTCTCTAGCAACTGTTTATAATACTTTAGAGAAATTTGTTAATGCTAAATTAGTCGTCGTGATTGAGGGAATTTCAGATGGTAAGCGTCACTATGATGCCGCTTCTCATCCCCATTATCACGTTATTAATACGCAGACTAACGAGATTATCGATGCAGCTAACTTTGACCCTGCGCCCTTGATCAAGGCTGCCCAAGCTGCAACCGGTTTAAAAATTACTGAGTATCGAATTGACTTGTATGGCGTCAAACCAAATGTAAACGACTAA
- a CDS encoding VIT1/CCC1 transporter family protein — protein sequence MKKKSLMAQNNLVRAGVMGGNDGILSVAGIIIGVAGAGQSLTAVMLSGFAGTLAGMVSMAMGEYVSVESSRDAQDRARKEESKVLDQDYDKEFNFVKDKYQADGISAQMALQATKEMMAKDPLETMVRERFGFSLNSKVSAGGAAIVSFFAFPTGAAFPMTLMGLAKPEWRIAATFLAVLVALLITGYLAAVINGANRMRGALRNLVAGILTMAVTLAIGSLFR from the coding sequence ATGAAAAAGAAATCATTAATGGCCCAAAACAACTTGGTTCGTGCGGGCGTCATGGGAGGCAATGATGGGATTTTATCGGTTGCCGGGATCATTATTGGTGTTGCCGGTGCGGGCCAGAGCTTAACGGCCGTAATGCTATCTGGTTTTGCCGGAACGCTAGCCGGTATGGTCTCGATGGCGATGGGGGAGTATGTCTCGGTTGAATCGTCCAGGGATGCTCAGGATCGGGCTCGAAAAGAAGAATCGAAGGTTTTAGACCAAGATTACGACAAAGAATTTAATTTTGTCAAAGACAAGTATCAAGCTGATGGCATTTCAGCTCAGATGGCTTTGCAGGCGACAAAAGAAATGATGGCAAAGGATCCTTTAGAAACAATGGTGCGTGAACGCTTTGGTTTTTCGTTAAATTCCAAGGTTTCTGCGGGTGGTGCTGCTATCGTCTCTTTTTTCGCCTTCCCAACCGGAGCAGCCTTTCCAATGACATTGATGGGCTTAGCAAAACCAGAGTGGCGGATTGCAGCGACCTTTTTAGCAGTCTTAGTGGCATTATTAATTACGGGTTATTTAGCTGCCGTGATTAATGGTGCTAACCGCATGCGAGGCGCCCTAAGGAACCTTGTCGCGGGAATATTAACGATGGCTGTGACGTTAGCAATCGGTTCACTCTTTCGCTAA
- a CDS encoding VIT1/CCC1 transporter family protein — translation MKNVCSRVTDRFEKKKNGQTMEERLNAIRAGILGSNDGILTVVGVVFSVAAATTNRLVIVIAALSDLLACALSMGSGEFAAVSSQSDSERVAVDRERVALKEDFDEQLTIVQAYYEDRGVTTVTAKAIAIELLAQKPLETILSVKYDMTLGHYVSPIEASFASTFSAALGGALPLLALLLSPMKYQYIAAILATVMAVSLTGLISALLSKGMVKRAIIRNIWIGLLTIVIHFSIGQLF, via the coding sequence ATGAAAAATGTTTGCAGTAGAGTTACTGATCGTTTTGAGAAAAAAAAGAACGGTCAAACCATGGAAGAGCGGCTAAATGCGATTCGAGCCGGAATCCTCGGTTCAAACGACGGCATTTTAACCGTTGTTGGTGTTGTTTTCTCAGTTGCGGCAGCGACAACCAACCGGCTGGTCATCGTCATTGCCGCCTTGTCGGACTTACTGGCCTGTGCCTTATCAATGGGATCGGGTGAGTTTGCAGCCGTTTCCTCGCAGTCTGATAGTGAGCGGGTTGCCGTTGATCGTGAACGTGTGGCGCTAAAAGAAGACTTTGATGAACAGTTGACAATAGTTCAAGCCTATTATGAAGACCGGGGTGTGACAACCGTAACAGCCAAGGCCATTGCGATTGAATTGTTAGCACAAAAACCATTAGAAACGATTTTATCTGTTAAATATGATATGACCCTTGGTCATTACGTTTCACCAATTGAAGCCTCTTTTGCTTCAACATTCTCGGCAGCTCTTGGTGGTGCCTTACCATTGCTGGCGTTACTCTTATCACCAATGAAGTATCAATATATTGCAGCAATTTTGGCAACGGTAATGGCGGTTTCTTTGACCGGTCTTATTTCGGCTCTCTTATCGAAGGGAATGGTGAAACGAGCGATTATCAGAAATATTTGGATTGGGCTTTTAACGATTGTGATTCACTTTAGCATTGGTCAGCTATTTTAA
- a CDS encoding FAD-dependent oxidoreductase, whose translation MKMKVVVVGASHGGHEAAHEALTRYPDAQVTVYEAGDFVSFMSCGMELFLEDKVTNRDDVRNFKPADLEKFGGKVLTQHEVTGIDTDAKKVTVKNWATGEVLEDSYDKLILSSGVMPATIPVPGADLDNVYLMRGRDWATKIYDKLHDDAVSSVVVVGTGYIGIEAAEVFAKAGKQVTVIDLIDRPLGNYLDAELAEKVRVELEKNGVNLHLGHTVAAFEGDGTLAKVKDDAGQVFDADLAIVAAGVKPNTKYLQGTIDLDQRGWIKTDPYLRTSAEDVYAIGDAILPLFAPAGQPAPIALASTARREARYVIETMTMDKPARSFAGVNGSSALPVFDYNLATTGVNANNAAKMNLEIASSLYEATIRPEFVKEGNPEISVKLIFNPKTHAILGGQVLSKAEVTAHANTIALAIKGKMTLEDLAEADFFFQPGYDRQWSVLNLAAQTALGQIPSV comes from the coding sequence ATGAAAATGAAAGTTGTTGTTGTTGGTGCCTCTCATGGTGGTCATGAAGCCGCACATGAAGCTTTAACTAGGTACCCAGATGCACAAGTTACTGTTTATGAAGCAGGCGACTTTGTGTCCTTTATGTCTTGTGGAATGGAATTATTCTTAGAAGACAAGGTGACAAACCGTGATGATGTTCGCAACTTTAAGCCGGCTGATTTGGAAAAGTTTGGTGGCAAAGTTTTGACGCAACATGAAGTGACTGGGATTGATACGGATGCTAAGAAGGTAACCGTTAAGAACTGGGCGACCGGTGAAGTTTTGGAAGACTCATATGATAAGTTGATTTTGTCTTCTGGTGTAATGCCAGCGACAATCCCAGTACCTGGTGCTGATTTGGATAATGTTTATCTGATGCGTGGTCGTGATTGGGCAACTAAGATTTACGATAAGTTGCACGATGATGCTGTTTCTTCCGTTGTTGTCGTTGGAACTGGTTACATTGGAATCGAAGCTGCTGAAGTCTTTGCGAAGGCAGGCAAGCAGGTCACAGTCATTGACTTGATTGACCGCCCATTGGGGAATTACCTTGATGCTGAATTAGCTGAAAAGGTCCGGGTTGAATTGGAAAAGAATGGAGTGAACTTGCACCTCGGTCATACGGTTGCTGCTTTTGAGGGCGATGGTACGTTGGCCAAGGTCAAGGACGATGCCGGTCAAGTGTTTGATGCTGATTTGGCAATTGTTGCGGCTGGGGTGAAGCCAAATACGAAGTACTTGCAAGGAACAATCGACTTAGACCAACGTGGTTGGATTAAGACGGATCCATACTTGCGAACATCTGCCGAGGATGTCTACGCGATTGGTGATGCAATCTTGCCACTCTTTGCTCCAGCTGGCCAGCCAGCACCGATTGCTTTGGCTTCAACTGCTCGTCGCGAAGCACGCTATGTAATCGAAACGATGACGATGGATAAGCCTGCTCGTTCATTTGCTGGTGTCAATGGTTCATCCGCTTTGCCAGTCTTTGATTACAACCTGGCAACAACCGGTGTGAACGCCAATAATGCCGCTAAGATGAACTTAGAAATTGCTTCCTCATTGTATGAAGCGACCATCCGACCTGAATTCGTCAAGGAAGGGAACCCAGAAATTAGTGTTAAGCTGATTTTCAACCCTAAGACGCATGCGATTTTGGGTGGCCAGGTCTTGTCAAAGGCCGAAGTTACCGCCCATGCGAACACGATTGCCTTAGCAATTAAGGGCAAGATGACCTTGGAAGACTTGGCCGAAGCCGACTTCTTCTTCCAGCCTGGTTATGACCGTCAATGGTCTGTCTTAAACTTGGCAGCCCAGACTGCTTTGGGTCAAATTCCATCTGTTTAA